In Micromonospora purpureochromogenes, a single window of DNA contains:
- a CDS encoding geranylgeranyl reductase family protein, whose product MITWDLVVVGAGPAGLSAAHAAAGAGVRTLVLDRAVHPRYKTCGGGLIGTSLTAVAGRIEVPAHDRVDRVTFTRDGRRAFTRRNRTPLVAMVRRDEFDDRLRAAAVAAGAELREGVAVRGIDQDPDGVRVRLADGRSVHARTVVGADGSSGVTSRHVGVRFRQVDLGLERELPVPPAEQRRWRGRLLLDWGAVPGSYAWVFPKGSSLTVGVIAARGEGERTREYLRRFVDRLGLSGVAAEHDSGHLTRCRAEGSPLRHGRVLVAGDAAGLLEPWSREGISYALRSGALAGAAVAAGDLAGYERDVTEQLVPSMRAGHRLLEVFERRPDVFHALLATPAGWGMFVRFCQGRASFDQTLMRAPVRAGLALLDRLPPVRQRTPSAPAQPMTTRSG is encoded by the coding sequence GTGATCACCTGGGATCTCGTCGTCGTCGGCGCCGGCCCCGCCGGGCTCTCCGCCGCCCACGCCGCGGCCGGCGCGGGGGTGCGCACGCTGGTGCTGGACCGGGCCGTGCACCCGCGGTACAAGACGTGTGGCGGCGGCCTGATCGGCACCTCGCTGACGGCTGTCGCCGGCCGCATCGAGGTGCCCGCGCACGACCGGGTCGACCGGGTGACCTTCACCCGGGACGGGCGACGCGCCTTCACCCGCCGCAACCGCACCCCGCTGGTGGCCATGGTCCGCCGGGACGAGTTCGACGACCGGCTGCGCGCGGCCGCGGTCGCCGCCGGGGCCGAGCTGCGCGAGGGCGTCGCGGTGCGCGGCATCGACCAGGACCCCGACGGGGTACGCGTACGGCTGGCCGACGGTCGGAGCGTGCACGCCCGGACGGTGGTCGGGGCGGACGGTTCCTCGGGCGTCACCTCCCGGCACGTGGGTGTCCGTTTCCGCCAGGTGGACCTGGGTCTGGAGCGGGAGCTGCCGGTGCCGCCGGCGGAGCAGCGGCGCTGGCGCGGCCGGCTGCTGCTCGACTGGGGAGCGGTGCCCGGCTCGTACGCCTGGGTCTTCCCCAAGGGGTCGAGCCTGACGGTCGGGGTGATCGCCGCTCGCGGCGAGGGGGAGCGGACCCGCGAGTACCTGCGCCGCTTCGTCGACCGGCTCGGGCTGTCCGGGGTGGCGGCCGAGCACGACTCCGGGCACCTGACCCGCTGCCGGGCGGAGGGGTCACCGCTGCGGCACGGCCGGGTGCTGGTCGCCGGCGACGCGGCCGGCCTGCTGGAGCCGTGGAGCCGGGAGGGGATCAGCTACGCGCTGCGCTCCGGGGCGCTCGCCGGCGCGGCGGTCGCCGCCGGTGACCTGGCCGGCTACGAGCGGGACGTGACCGAGCAGCTGGTCCCGTCGATGCGGGCCGGGCACCGGCTGCTGGAGGTGTTCGAACGCCGGCCCGACGTCTTCCACGCCCTGCTGGCGACGCCGGCCGGCTGGGGGATGTTCGTCCGGTTCTGCCAGGGCCGGGCCAGCTTCGACCAGACGCTGATGCGGGCTCCCGTCCGGGCCGGGCTGGCCCTGCTGGACCGCCTCCCGCCGGTACGGCAGCGCACGCCGTCGGCCCCCGCCCAGCCCATGACCACCCGATCCGGCTGA
- a CDS encoding NAD(P)-dependent alcohol dehydrogenase — translation MRAVRMTAPGVLEQVAVPTPVPGPGEVLLAVGAVGACHSDLHVLDAPAGFFPTPITLGHEIAGTVETPGAGVTGWSPGDRAAVYGIIGCGGCRACLRGRENQCRRVPPGGIGLSRDGGLAEYVLVPASRLLPVGELDLIQAAPLTDAGLTPYHAVELARPALRPGTCCVVIGVGGLGHLAVQILAATTAVHIIAVDTDVAALDLATRMGAHHVVRADPEAVDRIREIVGPSPDGADVVIDCVGVDATLTTARTVVATGGRLLLVGLGGGTLPVRPVVDAPPTLPLEVGVDIPFWGTRAELQEVIALGQLGLISAEVQTFPLDRAPEVYDLLRRGEIQGRAVVVP, via the coding sequence ATGCGCGCGGTACGGATGACCGCTCCCGGGGTGCTCGAACAGGTGGCGGTGCCCACCCCCGTGCCGGGGCCGGGCGAGGTGCTGCTCGCCGTCGGCGCCGTCGGCGCCTGCCACTCCGACCTGCACGTCCTCGACGCGCCCGCCGGGTTCTTCCCCACCCCGATCACCCTGGGCCACGAGATCGCCGGCACGGTGGAGACGCCCGGCGCGGGCGTCACCGGCTGGTCGCCCGGGGACCGGGCGGCGGTCTACGGGATCATCGGCTGCGGCGGCTGCCGGGCCTGCCTGCGCGGGCGGGAGAACCAGTGCCGCCGGGTGCCTCCCGGTGGCATCGGGCTCAGCCGGGACGGCGGGCTGGCCGAGTACGTGCTGGTGCCCGCCTCCCGCCTGCTGCCCGTGGGCGAGCTGGACCTGATCCAGGCCGCGCCGCTGACCGACGCCGGGCTGACTCCGTACCACGCCGTCGAACTGGCCCGCCCGGCGCTGCGACCGGGCACCTGCTGCGTGGTGATCGGCGTCGGCGGCCTCGGCCACCTGGCGGTGCAGATCCTGGCGGCCACCACCGCGGTACACATCATCGCGGTGGACACTGACGTGGCCGCGCTGGACCTGGCCACCCGGATGGGGGCGCACCACGTGGTGCGGGCCGACCCGGAGGCGGTCGACCGGATCCGGGAGATCGTCGGGCCCTCGCCGGACGGCGCCGACGTGGTGATCGACTGTGTCGGTGTCGACGCCACCCTGACCACCGCCCGCACGGTCGTGGCCACCGGCGGCCGGCTGCTGCTGGTCGGCCTCGGCGGCGGCACCCTGCCGGTGCGGCCCGTCGTCGACGCACCGCCCACCCTGCCGCTGGAGGTCGGCGTCGACATCCCGTTCTGGGGCACCCGCGCCGAACTCCAGGAAGTGATCGCCCTGGGTCAGCTCGGGCTGATCAGCGCCGAGGTACAGACGTTCCCGCTGGATCGGGCGCCGGAGGTGTACGACCTGCTGCGCCGGGGTGAGATCCAGGGCCGGGCGGTGGTTGTTCCGTGA
- a CDS encoding bifunctional metallophosphatase/5'-nucleotidase: MTSSSGASRRQVLAVAAAAATAPLIAGAPARAAEATGPQTWDLTVLGTSDTHGNVYNWDYYKDAEYDDSKHNDVGVAKLATLVNQIRAERKGKATLVLDAGDTIQGTPLATYYAKQEPITTSGETHPMANAMNILKYDAVTLGNHEFNYGLPLLATWISQLGFPALAANAVNAATGKPAYLPYVIKKVRLGGWDSPTINVGILGLTNPGVAIWDKGNVEGKLVFPGMVETAAKWVPIMRERGADLVIISAHGGDSGTSSYGPELPNENPVALIAQQVPGIDAILFGHAHAEVVEKFVTNTATGAQVLTAEPSKWGQRLTRMDFTVQKVRGTWKVLTKRATMLNTNTVVEDPAVLAAVRGQHGKTVDYVNTVVARSSEELSAAESRYKDTPILDFINHVQTEVVTAALAGTSYASLPVLSIAAPFSRTAVFPQGDVRIRDVAGLYVFDNTLEAVVLTGAEVKAYLEYSAKYFVTLPVGAAVDPATISDPAVPDYNYDVISGVDYDIDISKPVGQRITRLVLAGTDTPVADTAQFVIAVNNYRRSGGGNFPGIVKTQVYNEQQEIRQLLIDWAQAKGTIDPADFYVPNWKLVREGVPVF, from the coding sequence ATGACCTCCTCCTCCGGCGCCTCGCGGCGCCAGGTGCTGGCCGTCGCCGCCGCCGCGGCGACCGCCCCCCTGATCGCCGGCGCCCCCGCCCGGGCCGCCGAAGCGACGGGACCGCAGACCTGGGACCTGACCGTGCTCGGCACGTCGGACACGCACGGCAACGTCTACAACTGGGATTACTACAAGGACGCCGAGTACGACGACAGCAAGCACAACGACGTCGGCGTCGCCAAGCTGGCCACCCTGGTCAACCAGATCCGCGCCGAGCGCAAGGGCAAGGCGACCCTGGTCCTCGACGCCGGCGACACCATCCAGGGCACGCCGCTGGCCACGTACTACGCCAAGCAGGAGCCGATCACCACCAGCGGTGAGACGCACCCGATGGCGAACGCCATGAACATCCTGAAGTACGACGCCGTCACGCTGGGCAACCACGAGTTCAACTACGGCCTGCCGCTGCTGGCCACCTGGATCTCGCAGCTGGGCTTCCCGGCGCTCGCCGCCAACGCGGTCAACGCGGCCACCGGCAAGCCGGCCTACCTGCCGTACGTGATCAAGAAGGTCCGCCTCGGCGGCTGGGACTCCCCGACCATCAACGTCGGCATCCTCGGCCTCACCAACCCGGGCGTGGCCATCTGGGACAAGGGCAACGTCGAGGGCAAGCTGGTCTTCCCGGGCATGGTGGAGACCGCCGCCAAGTGGGTGCCGATCATGCGTGAGCGCGGCGCCGACCTGGTCATCATCTCGGCGCACGGCGGCGACAGCGGCACCTCCAGCTACGGCCCGGAGCTGCCGAACGAGAACCCGGTCGCGCTGATCGCCCAGCAGGTCCCCGGCATCGACGCGATCCTCTTCGGTCACGCCCACGCCGAGGTGGTGGAGAAGTTCGTCACCAACACGGCCACCGGCGCGCAGGTGCTCACCGCCGAGCCGTCCAAGTGGGGCCAGCGGCTGACCCGGATGGACTTCACCGTCCAGAAGGTACGCGGCACCTGGAAGGTCCTCACCAAGCGCGCCACCATGCTGAACACCAACACGGTGGTCGAGGACCCGGCGGTGCTCGCGGCCGTGCGCGGCCAGCACGGCAAGACCGTCGACTACGTCAACACTGTCGTCGCCCGGTCCTCCGAGGAGCTGTCGGCCGCCGAGTCGCGCTACAAGGACACCCCGATCCTGGACTTCATCAACCACGTCCAGACCGAGGTCGTCACCGCGGCGCTGGCCGGCACGTCGTACGCGTCGCTGCCGGTGCTGTCGATCGCCGCCCCGTTCAGCCGCACCGCGGTCTTCCCGCAGGGCGACGTGCGGATCCGCGACGTGGCCGGCCTCTACGTCTTCGACAACACCCTCGAGGCCGTGGTGCTCACCGGCGCCGAGGTGAAGGCGTACCTGGAGTACTCGGCGAAGTACTTCGTCACCCTGCCGGTGGGCGCGGCCGTCGACCCGGCCACCATCAGCGACCCGGCCGTGCCGGACTACAACTACGACGTGATCTCGGGCGTCGACTACGACATCGACATCAGCAAGCCGGTCGGCCAGCGGATCACCCGCCTGGTGCTGGCGGGCACCGACACCCCGGTCGCCGACACCGCGCAGTTCGTCATCGCGGTGAACAACTACCGGCGCAGCGGCGGCGGCAACTTCCCCGGCATCGTCAAGACCCAGGTCTACAACGAGCAGCAGGAGATCCGCCAGCTGCTGATCGACTGGGCGCAGGCGAAGGGGACCATCGACCCGGCCGACTTCTACGTCCCGAACTGGAAGCTGGTGCGCGAGGGCGTGCCGGTCTTCTGA
- a CDS encoding SDR family oxidoreductase, which yields MSEDQYSQQDPTEQYGQQQGQPAQQQSAPGSTREMGPKPDHGEESYRGSDRLSGKRALITGGDSGIGRAVAIAFAREGADILISYLGEEEDADARETVRLVEEAGRRGVAVRTDLTDEGHCRELVKRTLADLGGLDILVNNAAYQMSQDDGIAGISTAQFDRVLKTNLYAMFWLCQEAIPHLDDGATIINTTSIQAFDPSPQLLDYATTKAGIANFTKGLAAQLAEKGIRVNAVAPGPIWTPLIPATMPQEKVKQFGTDTPMGRPGQPAELAPAYVFFASQESSYVTGEILGVTGGRFTK from the coding sequence GTGAGCGAGGACCAGTACAGCCAGCAGGACCCCACCGAGCAGTACGGCCAGCAGCAGGGCCAGCCCGCCCAGCAGCAGTCCGCGCCCGGCTCGACCCGCGAGATGGGCCCGAAGCCCGACCACGGCGAGGAGTCGTACCGGGGCAGCGACCGGCTGAGCGGCAAGCGGGCCCTGATCACCGGCGGTGACTCCGGCATCGGCCGCGCGGTGGCGATCGCCTTCGCCCGGGAGGGCGCCGACATCCTCATCTCCTACCTGGGCGAGGAGGAGGACGCCGACGCCCGGGAGACGGTGCGGCTGGTCGAGGAGGCCGGCCGCCGGGGCGTGGCGGTGCGTACCGACCTCACCGACGAGGGCCACTGCCGGGAGCTGGTCAAGCGGACCCTGGCCGACCTGGGCGGCCTCGACATCCTGGTGAACAACGCCGCCTACCAGATGTCCCAGGACGACGGCATCGCCGGCATCAGCACCGCGCAGTTCGACCGGGTCCTCAAGACCAACCTGTACGCCATGTTCTGGCTGTGCCAGGAGGCGATCCCGCACCTGGACGACGGCGCCACGATCATCAACACCACGTCGATCCAGGCCTTCGACCCGTCACCGCAGCTGCTCGACTACGCCACCACCAAGGCGGGGATCGCGAACTTCACCAAGGGGCTCGCGGCGCAGCTCGCCGAGAAGGGCATCCGGGTCAACGCGGTGGCCCCCGGCCCGATCTGGACGCCGCTCATCCCGGCCACCATGCCGCAGGAGAAGGTCAAGCAGTTCGGCACGGACACCCCGATGGGACGACCCGGCCAGCCGGCGGAGCTCGCCCCCGCGTACGTCTTCTTCGCCTCGCAGGAGTCCAGCTACGTCACGGGCGAGATCCTCGGCGTGACCGGCGGCCGCTTCACCAAGTGA
- a CDS encoding nucleotidyl transferase AbiEii/AbiGii toxin family protein produces the protein MSGPHLHEFYREVARVALTAAGPHRFVLGGGVAWAAHGLVTRPTEDVDLFADVEGAAAAAAAEVRAALERAGFEVADADPDSDLGGLFDGFDRDMKDFVVTRGPRRIRLSLARLDRYRSPVVMDFGPVMDVRDLVANKTAALVNRREVRDYIDVSAALDHYPVAELLALARQVDPALDDDDVREAGRYLDRVPDQRFTRYGLDAPRIAEVRRRLAAWPR, from the coding sequence GTGAGCGGCCCCCACCTGCACGAGTTCTACCGGGAGGTCGCCCGGGTGGCGCTCACCGCGGCCGGCCCGCACCGGTTCGTGCTCGGCGGCGGGGTGGCCTGGGCCGCGCACGGGCTGGTCACCCGCCCCACCGAGGACGTCGACCTGTTCGCCGACGTGGAGGGCGCGGCCGCGGCCGCCGCCGCGGAGGTGCGGGCGGCGCTGGAGCGCGCCGGGTTCGAGGTGGCCGACGCCGACCCGGACAGCGACCTGGGCGGGCTGTTCGACGGCTTCGACCGCGACATGAAGGACTTCGTGGTCACCCGCGGCCCGAGGCGGATCCGGCTGAGCCTCGCCCGGCTCGACCGGTACCGCTCCCCCGTGGTGATGGACTTCGGCCCGGTGATGGACGTCCGCGACCTGGTGGCGAACAAGACCGCCGCGCTGGTGAACCGGCGCGAGGTCCGCGACTACATCGACGTGTCGGCGGCGCTGGACCACTACCCGGTGGCCGAGCTGCTGGCGCTGGCCCGGCAGGTCGACCCGGCGCTGGACGACGACGACGTCCGGGAGGCGGGCCGCTACCTGGACCGGGTGCCGGACCAACGGTTCACCCGCTACGGCCTGGACGCGCCGCGCATCGCCGAGGTCCGTCGCCGGCTGGCCGCCTGGCCCCGCTGA